One Helianthus annuus cultivar XRQ/B chromosome 12, HanXRQr2.0-SUNRISE, whole genome shotgun sequence genomic region harbors:
- the LOC110893423 gene encoding uncharacterized protein LOC110893423, giving the protein MSKTSTGETPFSLVYGSEAVIPTEIGLPSPCLTAVTTINNEAECRLDLDLLEERREIARIKEAKYKTQLERYYNARVRICTFTRGEYVFRDNEASNAERPEKLAPNGKAHT; this is encoded by the coding sequence ATGTCGAAAACAAGCACTGGCGAAACCCCtttcagcctagtctatggctcagaggcggttatcCCAACCGAAATTGGCCTTCCCTCACCGTGCTTGACAGCAGTCACTACAATCAATAACGAGGCAGAGTGTCGTCTTGACTTGGATTTACTCGAAGAAAGGCGTGAAATTGCTCGAATtaaagaagccaagtacaagacaCAGCTGGAAAGGTATTACAATGCAAGAgtgcgcatttgtaccttcactcGAGGAGAGTATGTCTTCAGAGACAATGAAGCTTCAAACGCTGAACGCCCAGAAAAGCTAGCACccaatgggaaggcccatacttaa